From the genome of Candidatus Methylomirabilota bacterium:
CTGGCGCGCGCCGGCGCCGGCATGTCCTTGACGGGAAGGCCCTTGCGGCGACGCGGGACGTAGTGCCAGTTGACCCGCTCGGCGTCGTCGAACGCGAATGCCGCGCGCCGACGCTGCCCGGCGTCGAGCGTGGCCAGGAACGCGGTGGCCGCTCGCGCCATGGACTGCCGGGCCGCATCGTCGGCGCGGACGAGCGTGGGGCGGAACCCGTGGAGCAGCGCGGTCGTGGCGGCGCCCTGGAGAAACCATCGGCGGCCGCCGGCGTGGCTCATGATCGGGCGCTCACATCAACCCGCAGGCGATCAGAGCAGGGCGGCGATGGCCGCGCCGGCCTCCTGCGTCGTGGCCTTGCCCCCCAGGTCGCGCGTCACCGCGCGGCCTTCCTCGACGATCCGCTCGATGGCGCCCACGATGGCCGCGGCGGCGTCGGCGTGTCCCAGGTGCTCCAGGAGCAGGGCGCCCGTCCAGATCTGGGCCACGGGGTTGGCGATACCCTTGCCGGCGATGTCGGGCGCCGAGCCTTGTACCGGCTCGAACATGGACGGGTACTGCTTGTCGGGGTTGATGTTCCCGCCCGCGGCGATGCCGATCGATCCGGCGATGGCCGGGCCCAGGTCGGACAGGATGTCCCCGAACAGGTTGGAGGCCACCACGACGTCGAACCAGTCGGGGTGCTGGACGAAGTGAGCGGTGAGGATGTCGATGTGGTACTGGGCCGTCTTCACGTCAGGGTACTGGGCGGCCATGGCGGCGAACCGCTCGTCCCAGAACGGCATGGAATGGATGATACCGTTCGACTTGGTCGCCGAGGTGACGTGCCGGCGGCGCTGGCGGGCCCGCTCGAACGCGTAGCGCATGATGCGATCGCAGCCCCGCCGGGTGAAGACGGCCTGCTGCACGGCCAGCTCCTCGGCGCTGTCCTTGTACAGGCGGCCGCCGATCTCCGAGTACTCCCCCTCGTTGTTCTCCCGGATGATCAGCATGTCGATGTCGGCCGGCCCGCGATCGCGCAGGGGCGAGCGCACGCCCCGGAGCAGGCGCACGGGGCGGAGATTCACGTACTGATGGAACCCGCGGCGAATGGGGATGAGCAGCCCCCACAGCGAGACGTGGTCCGGCACCCCCGGCCAGCCCACTGCGCCCAGATAGATGGCCTCGAAGGCGCGCAGCTGATCCAGGCCGTCGTCCGGCATCATCTGCCCGGTCTTGGCGTACCGCTCGCAGCTCCAGTCGAACAGCGTCCACTCCAGCTCGAAGCCGAAGCGGCGGCCGGCCGCCTCGAGGGCGCGCATGCCCTCGGGCAGGACCTCTCGGCCGATGCCGTCGCCGGGGATGACCGCGATGCGGTGTTTCATCAGTCCTTGGCGACGTCGACCACGATGTTGCCCGTGATTTTGCCGCTCTCCTGGGCCTGGTGGGCCTCCACGATGCGCTCCAGCGGAAAGCGCGCGCCGATCACGTGGATCAACCGGCCCGCCTCGACCAGGTGCGCGATGTCGCGGGCGGCCTCGTCCTTGGCGCGCTCGGGCATGGTGTACAGCAGCACCGGGCGGACCGTGGCGTTCCTGGCCATCAGCGCATAGAACGGGAGCTTGGGCTCCGGCTCGCCCATCGACGCATAGGTGGCGATGGTGCCGTTGGTCTTGATGACCTTCACGCTGGCCGGCAGGTTGGCGCCGAAGTCGACGTCGACGATGCGATCGACGCCGGCCCCGCCGGTGAGCGCCAGGATCTCGGCGGCGACGTCAGACGTCCGGTAGTTCACCGTGTGGTCGGCGCCGGCAGCGGCGGCCAGGGCCGCCTTCTCGGGCGAGCTCACGGTGGCGATGACCCGGGCGCCCGCCCACTTGGCGAGCTGGACGGCGTAGTTGCCGACGGCCCCGGCCCCGCCGGTCACCAGCACCGTCTGGCCGTCCAGCGGGCCGTCGGCGAAGAGGCAGCGGTGCGCGGTCACCGCCGGGATACCCAGGCAGGCCCCTTCGGCGAAGCTCGTGTTCGCGGGCAGCGTCACAGCCAGGCGCGCCGGGACGACGGTGAACTCCGCGGCCGTGCCCCAGGCCCGCTGCCACTGCACGATGTAGAGCCACACGCGCTCGCCCACCCGCGAGGCCGGGACGCCGGGCCCGACCTTGTCGATCACCCCAGCACCGTCCTGGTGCGGCACCACGCGGGGGTGGCCCATCGGTCGAGATCCGGCTCGCGCCTTGACGTCGGTGGGATTCAGGCCGGAGGCGACGATGCGCACGCGCACCTCGCCGGGGCCGGGCTCGGGAACCGGCAGCTCGCCGACCCTGAGCACTTCCGCCGCTGGCCCGTTACGCTCGTACCAGGCTGCCCGCATCACACCACCCTCCTTGTCGCGGCGATACATACCGCCGTCCCCGGGCGCGGTCAACCCGGGCTAGAATGGCGGCTATGATACGCACGGGGGCGCTGGCCCTCGCTCTGCTGGGCCTGCTCGCCCTCGCGGCGTGCGCGACCTCGACCCCGAATTCTCGACCGCCATCGGATCAGCGGGTGCGTTGTCTCAGCGATCCTAACGAGAAGGACACGCGCCCTCTCTTCTTTTTCTTCTGCGTCCAGGGCTGACGACGGCGCCCGGCCTCAGAGGGCGGCGACGACGACGATCTCGACCAGATACTTGGGCGAGGCCAGCCGCGCCTCGACCGTGGCGCGGGCCGGCGGGTTTGCCGGATCGACCCATGTTTCCCACGCCGCGTTCATTTCGTCGTAGTACGCCATGCTGGCCACGTAGACGGTCGCCGACAGGAGCTTGGACTTGTGGCTGCCCGCGGCAGCCAGCAGCGCGTCGATCTTCTTGAGGATCTGCTCGGTCTGGCCTTTGGCCGACGCGGCCGGCTCGGCGGACACCTGACCGGCCACGTAGACCGTTTCGCCGTGGACGACGGCCTGGCTCAGGCGGGGACCGGGATTCAGACGTTTGATGGTCATCGAAGCTCCTTTCTCAGAGCCGCTGCTACACCATGATGTCGCCGCCATTGGGGCACAGTGTCTGGCCGGCGTAGTAGCTGGAGTCGTCGCAGGCCAGGAACACCGCCGTGGGCGCGACCTCGTCAGGCTGCCCGAGCCGGCGCAGCGCGAAGATGGCGGTCTTCTCCCGGCGGAAATCGTCGGTGACGGGCCCGATCAGGTCCGTCTCGATGGGGCCGGGGGCGATCGCGTTGACATGGATACCGCGCGGCCCCACTTCCCGGGCCAGCGCTCGCGTGAGCCCGATCACCCCCGCCTTGGCCGCCGCGTAGTGGGTGTGATTGGGCATGCCCTTCTGGCCGAGCTGCGAGGTGATGTTGATGATCCGGCCGCGCCCGCGGGCGAGCATCGCCGGCAGGACGGCCCGCGTGCAGAGGAAGACCGAGCGCAGGTTGGTCGCCAGCATCTCGTCCCAGACCTCCTCCATCATCTGATCCAGCGGCACGGCATTGAGGATGCCGGCATTGTTCACGAGGATGTCGATGGGGCCGAAAGCGGCGACGGTGCGGTCGACCAGCGTGCGGACGGCCGGCGCCTGGGCGACGTCGGCCTGCAGGGCAATCGCTTTGCTCCCGGCGGCTTCGATCGCCGCCACCACCGCGAGGGCCTGGACCTCGCTGCGACGGTAGTTGACGGCCACCCTGGCGCCTTCCCGGCCGAAGGCGACGGCGATAGCGGCGCCGATCCCGCGGCTCGCTCCCGTCACCAGCGCGACTCGCCCGTCGAGCTTGCCCATGAAGTGGCGGGCATCATACCGCCGTTCGGGTCGGGCGACCAAGCCGTCGGGCGGCGCCTGCCGTACAATCGACGCGGGTCAGGGGGGCCAGCATGGATCTGGGAATCCAGGGCCGGGCAGCGATCGTCACCGGCGGCAGCCGCGGGATCGGGCGGGAGACCGCCCGGGTCCTGCTGGAGGCCGGCGTGCGCGTCGCCATCTGCGCGCGAAGCCGCCCGGCTCTGGAGCAGGCGCGGGAGGAGCTGCAGGCCAAGGCGGGCGGTGAGGTGCAGGCCGTGGTCGCCGACATGGCCGTTCAGGCCGACGTCGAGCGGCTCGTGGGCGAAGCCACGGCGCGCTGGGGCGGCGTGGACATCCTGGTCAACAACGCGGGGACGATGTACTCGGGCCGCTTCGAGGCGCTCACTCACGCCGGCCTGCAGGCCCAGCTCGACACCAAGCTGTTCGGGTTCATGCGGACCATCCGCCTGGTGCTGCCGGGGATGCGGGCTCGCCGCTGGGGCCGGATCGTGAACGTCATCGGGGGCGCCGGCAAGGAGCCCGATCCCTACATGCTGGGCAGCGGCATGACCAACAGCGCGCTGCTCAACCTCACCAAGGCCCTGTCCACCGAAGTCGGTGTCGACAACGTACTCGTCAACGCGGTCTGTCCGGGCTGGGTCGACACCGGTCTGTGGCGGCGGAATGCCGCGGGGCTCGCCAGCGAGCTCGGGGTCGGCTCCGAAGAGGAGGCCCGCCGGCTGGCC
Proteins encoded in this window:
- a CDS encoding NADPH:quinone reductase is translated as MRAAWYERNGPAAEVLRVGELPVPEPGPGEVRVRIVASGLNPTDVKARAGSRPMGHPRVVPHQDGAGVIDKVGPGVPASRVGERVWLYIVQWQRAWGTAAEFTVVPARLAVTLPANTSFAEGACLGIPAVTAHRCLFADGPLDGQTVLVTGGAGAVGNYAVQLAKWAGARVIATVSSPEKAALAAAAGADHTVNYRTSDVAAEILALTGGAGVDRIVDVDFGANLPASVKVIKTNGTIATYASMGEPEPKLPFYALMARNATVRPVLLYTMPERAKDEAARDIAHLVEAGRLIHVIGARFPLERIVEAHQAQESGKITGNIVVDVAKD
- a CDS encoding 3-oxoacyl-ACP reductase family protein — encoded protein: MGKLDGRVALVTGASRGIGAAIAVAFGREGARVAVNYRRSEVQALAVVAAIEAAGSKAIALQADVAQAPAVRTLVDRTVAAFGPIDILVNNAGILNAVPLDQMMEEVWDEMLATNLRSVFLCTRAVLPAMLARGRGRIINITSQLGQKGMPNHTHYAAAKAGVIGLTRALAREVGPRGIHVNAIAPGPIETDLIGPVTDDFRREKTAIFALRRLGQPDEVAPTAVFLACDDSSYYAGQTLCPNGGDIMV
- a CDS encoding RidA family protein yields the protein MTIKRLNPGPRLSQAVVHGETVYVAGQVSAEPAASAKGQTEQILKKIDALLAAAGSHKSKLLSATVYVASMAYYDEMNAAWETWVDPANPPARATVEARLASPKYLVEIVVVAAL
- a CDS encoding DUF3500 domain-containing protein; the encoded protein is MSHAGGRRWFLQGAATTALLHGFRPTLVRADDAARQSMARAATAFLATLDAGQRRRAAFAFDDAERVNWHYVPRRRKGLPVKDMPAPARA
- a CDS encoding SDR family oxidoreductase; translation: MDLGIQGRAAIVTGGSRGIGRETARVLLEAGVRVAICARSRPALEQAREELQAKAGGEVQAVVADMAVQADVERLVGEATARWGGVDILVNNAGTMYSGRFEALTHAGLQAQLDTKLFGFMRTIRLVLPGMRARRWGRIVNVIGGAGKEPDPYMLGSGMTNSALLNLTKALSTEVGVDNVLVNAVCPGWVDTGLWRRNAAGLASELGVGSEEEARRLAAGKNALGRFGQPAELANAIAFLCSERASFITGVSVNVDGGRLRSLW
- a CDS encoding tartrate dehydrogenase, which gives rise to MMKHRIAVIPGDGIGREVLPEGMRALEAAGRRFGFELEWTLFDWSCERYAKTGQMMPDDGLDQLRAFEAIYLGAVGWPGVPDHVSLWGLLIPIRRGFHQYVNLRPVRLLRGVRSPLRDRGPADIDMLIIRENNEGEYSEIGGRLYKDSAEELAVQQAVFTRRGCDRIMRYAFERARQRRRHVTSATKSNGIIHSMPFWDERFAAMAAQYPDVKTAQYHIDILTAHFVQHPDWFDVVVASNLFGDILSDLGPAIAGSIGIAAGGNINPDKQYPSMFEPVQGSAPDIAGKGIANPVAQIWTGALLLEHLGHADAAAAIVGAIERIVEEGRAVTRDLGGKATTQEAGAAIAALL